A single Corynebacterium stationis DNA region contains:
- a CDS encoding GNAT family N-acetyltransferase, which translates to MFNPFGWRLARLSPADASERHPYHPGWPEVTPMVLLPESKKFPRELRVRLRPLVSTDKGAWRRQRIADEKFLRPVEPTAVGSWKDAHSESSWRSHFHYLGSSARSGLLVPMVIEVNGQFAGQLTLGNIQHGGISDCWIGYWVYSKYTGAGVATAACGLGVDHAFHRIGLHRITATYMPENPASGKVLMANGFREEGYLRRNLHIDGAWRDHHFVALTREEYSTTAIDRLCASGRVLGYLARTKRP; encoded by the coding sequence GTGTTTAATCCCTTTGGCTGGCGCTTAGCGCGGCTTAGCCCAGCTGATGCCTCGGAACGTCATCCTTATCATCCTGGTTGGCCGGAAGTAACGCCTATGGTGCTGCTTCCAGAGTCCAAGAAATTTCCCCGCGAGCTGCGCGTGCGACTGCGTCCATTAGTTTCCACAGATAAAGGTGCGTGGCGTAGGCAGCGGATCGCGGATGAGAAGTTTCTGCGCCCTGTGGAACCTACCGCGGTGGGTTCGTGGAAAGATGCGCATTCGGAATCTAGCTGGCGCAGCCACTTCCACTACCTCGGATCGAGCGCCCGAAGCGGATTGCTTGTGCCCATGGTCATTGAGGTCAATGGCCAATTTGCTGGGCAATTGACCTTAGGCAATATCCAGCACGGCGGAATTAGCGATTGCTGGATTGGCTATTGGGTGTATTCCAAATACACAGGCGCCGGTGTTGCCACCGCTGCCTGCGGTTTGGGTGTCGATCATGCGTTTCATCGCATCGGCCTGCACCGGATTACCGCAACGTATATGCCGGAAAACCCCGCCTCCGGCAAAGTGCTGATGGCTAATGGTTTCCGGGAAGAAGGCTATTTACGCCGCAACTTACACATCGATGGCGCGTGGCGGGATCACCATTTTGTGGCTTTAACCCGTGAGGAATATTCCACCACCGCCATTGATCGCTTGTGCGCCTCTGGTCGCGTGCTGGGATATCTTGCCCGCACCAAACGCCCTTAA
- a CDS encoding UTP--glucose-1-phosphate uridylyltransferase, which produces MVNDRDEASPWVKTVVVPAAGMGTRFLPATKTVPKELLPVVDTPGIELIAEEAAAVGADRLAIITAPNKQEVMRHFEAFPDLVETLESRGKLSQSDKVKRAHSLLHPIAVEQEKPLGLGHAVGLAESVLKDEEEFFGVMLPDDIVLPNNAMEQMVAVRNKLGGSVLLAVEVPRDQTFNYGVFDIEATEEDSVKKVVGMVEKPAPADAPSNLVATGRYVLDKKIFDALRRITPGKGGELQLTDAIELLIQEGEPVHVVVHEGTRHDLGNPGGYIPANVDFGLRSEVYGPALYTQLKKIIANYEAEKGL; this is translated from the coding sequence ATGGTTAATGATCGCGACGAAGCTTCACCGTGGGTTAAAACCGTTGTTGTTCCCGCTGCTGGAATGGGAACTAGGTTTTTGCCGGCGACGAAGACTGTGCCGAAAGAGTTGTTGCCGGTGGTAGATACCCCGGGTATCGAGTTGATTGCTGAAGAAGCTGCCGCCGTAGGCGCCGATAGGCTAGCTATCATCACTGCTCCCAATAAGCAGGAGGTCATGCGGCACTTTGAGGCTTTCCCGGACTTGGTGGAAACCCTGGAATCTCGCGGCAAGCTATCCCAATCTGACAAGGTCAAGCGCGCTCATTCTCTGCTTCACCCCATTGCGGTTGAGCAAGAAAAGCCTTTGGGCTTAGGGCATGCCGTGGGCTTGGCGGAGTCGGTGCTCAAGGATGAAGAAGAGTTCTTTGGCGTGATGCTGCCGGATGACATTGTGCTTCCTAATAACGCGATGGAACAGATGGTGGCCGTGCGCAATAAGCTGGGTGGCTCTGTCCTGCTGGCTGTTGAAGTGCCACGTGATCAGACCTTTAACTATGGCGTTTTTGATATTGAAGCAACCGAAGAAGACAGCGTGAAAAAAGTCGTGGGCATGGTGGAAAAGCCGGCCCCTGCTGATGCGCCTTCGAACCTGGTGGCAACTGGGCGGTATGTGTTGGATAAGAAGATCTTTGACGCGCTGCGTCGAATCACCCCTGGCAAGGGCGGCGAGCTGCAGTTAACCGATGCGATTGAGTTGCTTATTCAAGAAGGCGAGCCAGTACACGTAGTCGTGCACGAAGGCACCCGTCATGACTTGGGTAACCCAGGTGGGTATATCCCGGCGAATGTGGACTTCGGGCTGCGCTCGGAGGTTTATGGTCCTGCGTTGTACACGCAGTTGAAGAAGATTATTGCTAATTATGAGGCAGAGAAGGGCCTGTAA
- a CDS encoding trypsin-like peptidase domain-containing protein, translated as MTSKDEHSDSPQSYSRGWNQPRSDSTQEIPATPDNAASNPPQEPYGPYGAQSQGAQDPLQGPAQVPRQQPGAQYYGQQAGTQQFGAQQTGAQPTGVPGVDDGATKTSKSKRTVGLGTALAMMLVAGIGAGGVTGYVVGNNSSSNNGTSVSEILNSQPVNNTNTTGQEAEAGTTESVAAKVLPAVVSIQVVSSTAASEGSGSIISPDGYVLTNHHVVAGAEEGGMMQVTMNDGAKHDAEFVASDVNTDVAVIKIKDVQDLPFLEFGNSKSLQVGQEVVAVGSPLGLNATVTSGIVSAVNRPVRASQGGGQSSLIDAIQTDAAVNPGNSGGPLVDMSGNLVGMNSMIASLSAGTSGEAGSIGLGFAIPSNFAQRMAQQLIDNGAVVHPMLGVQVDGRDITDGAHVVSVEPGSAGAEAGLEEGDIITRVNDRPIEDADSLIASIRGQEFGNKITLEVTREDDDSSREVEVTLPTE; from the coding sequence ATGACTTCCAAAGATGAACATTCGGATTCGCCGCAAAGCTACTCGCGCGGCTGGAACCAGCCACGTTCGGACAGCACCCAAGAGATTCCAGCAACACCTGACAACGCTGCCTCTAATCCTCCGCAAGAACCTTATGGCCCCTATGGTGCTCAGTCACAGGGTGCGCAGGATCCGTTGCAAGGACCTGCGCAAGTACCGCGGCAGCAGCCAGGGGCGCAGTATTACGGACAACAGGCAGGCACTCAGCAGTTCGGTGCGCAGCAAACAGGCGCCCAACCGACTGGTGTGCCGGGGGTGGATGATGGCGCGACGAAGACATCGAAAAGCAAGCGCACTGTAGGGCTTGGAACCGCGTTGGCCATGATGTTGGTTGCAGGCATCGGTGCGGGCGGGGTCACCGGCTATGTCGTAGGCAATAACAGTTCCTCGAATAACGGGACTTCCGTAAGCGAGATTCTTAACAGTCAGCCGGTCAATAACACCAATACCACCGGCCAGGAAGCAGAAGCTGGCACGACAGAATCAGTTGCCGCCAAGGTATTGCCGGCTGTGGTTTCCATTCAAGTAGTCTCATCTACCGCGGCTTCTGAAGGTTCAGGTTCGATTATTTCCCCTGATGGTTATGTGCTGACTAACCACCACGTCGTCGCTGGTGCTGAGGAAGGCGGCATGATGCAGGTGACCATGAATGATGGCGCCAAGCACGATGCTGAATTTGTAGCCTCGGATGTTAATACCGACGTAGCGGTGATTAAGATCAAGGATGTTCAAGACCTGCCATTTTTGGAATTCGGCAATTCCAAGTCCTTGCAGGTGGGCCAGGAAGTCGTAGCTGTTGGTTCCCCGCTTGGTCTTAATGCGACGGTGACTTCCGGTATTGTCTCCGCAGTCAACCGTCCAGTGCGTGCGTCCCAAGGTGGCGGGCAGTCTTCGCTGATCGATGCTATTCAGACCGACGCTGCTGTTAACCCCGGTAACTCAGGCGGGCCGTTGGTGGATATGAGCGGCAATCTGGTGGGTATGAACTCCATGATTGCTTCCTTGTCAGCTGGAACGAGTGGTGAAGCGGGCTCGATTGGCTTGGGCTTTGCTATCCCATCTAATTTCGCGCAACGCATGGCGCAGCAGCTGATTGATAATGGCGCAGTTGTTCACCCCATGCTGGGAGTGCAGGTTGACGGCCGAGATATCACCGACGGCGCGCATGTTGTCTCCGTGGAACCAGGCAGTGCCGGTGCTGAGGCTGGGCTGGAAGAAGGCGATATCATCACCCGGGTTAATGACCGTCCGATTGAAGACGCAGATTCCCTCATTGCCTCCATTCGTGGGCAGGAATTTGGCAATAAAATCACCCTCGAGGTGACCCGCGAAGACGACGATTCTTCGCGAGAGGTAGAGGTTACCTTGCCAACAGAGTAG
- the rpsR gene encoding 30S ribosomal protein S18 codes for MKRNNQKKFRMEQTRRPKKNPLKAEGIEKVDYKDTKTLRLFISDRGKIRSRRVTGLTPQQQRQVATAVKNAREMALLPFTTR; via the coding sequence ATGAAGCGCAATAACCAGAAGAAGTTCCGGATGGAGCAGACCCGCCGTCCGAAGAAGAACCCATTGAAGGCTGAAGGCATCGAAAAGGTGGACTACAAGGACACCAAGACCCTTCGTCTTTTCATCTCTGACCGCGGCAAGATCCGTTCCCGCCGCGTCACCGGTCTGACCCCGCAGCAGCAGCGTCAGGTTGCTACCGCGGTAAAGAACGCTCGCGAAATGGCTCTCCTGCCGTTCACCACCCGCTAA
- the rpmB gene encoding 50S ribosomal protein L28, with protein sequence MSAICQVTGREPSFGKQVSHSHRRTSRRWNPNVQRRRYYLPSEGRTITLNVSTKGIKIIDRDGIESVVAKIRARGEKV encoded by the coding sequence ATGTCGGCTATTTGCCAGGTAACGGGCCGCGAGCCGAGCTTCGGCAAGCAAGTCTCGCACTCGCACCGCCGCACCTCGCGTCGTTGGAACCCCAACGTGCAGCGTCGTCGGTACTACTTGCCCTCTGAGGGCCGTACCATCACCTTGAATGTTTCAACCAAGGGCATCAAGATCATCGACCGCGACGGAATCGAATCCGTTGTAGCGAAGATCCGAGCACGTGGGGAGAAGGTTTAA
- a CDS encoding type B 50S ribosomal protein L31, with product MKKDIHPDYHPVVFQDAGTGTQFLTQSTASSSRTVQWEDGNEYPLIVVDVTAESHPFWTGAQRVMDTAGRVERFNQRFGAMARRKKKA from the coding sequence ATGAAGAAAGATATCCACCCGGATTACCACCCGGTGGTCTTTCAGGATGCTGGTACCGGTACCCAGTTCCTGACCCAGTCCACTGCCAGCTCCTCCCGCACTGTTCAGTGGGAAGATGGCAATGAGTACCCACTGATCGTTGTCGACGTGACCGCTGAGTCCCACCCATTCTGGACTGGTGCACAGCGCGTTATGGACACCGCTGGCCGTGTTGAGCGCTTCAACCAGCGCTTCGGCGCAATGGCTCGCCGTAAGAAGAAGGCATAA
- the glpR gene encoding gephyrin-like molybdotransferase receptor GlpR, which translates to MSPGLAIVLIIVLWLLILAPILLRGQKPMSRTGEAFDDTRVLFEGDSGALEPQRGPKLSAKAARIKARKDAEAEAEANTDAAQDGAAEQADDAAESNEEKQTIAAAAARIKSEYDNAKAQSEADNSAEPAEAAETIEGEIVYEVEAADSKKATDSAASSDADSAADAADDIVDVDVVDAEVEQPQQKAPAQSAMRPVTVELSDEDLDALEGGLDEDDDILLEDEPRKESPKASFDAEVSASESTVFTAPAAYELADDAYEMDETYVSAVDMMYPGAVDPDTEANADAVADEELTSAAEHNTDEDLEDGVGADTNEVAVADEDVTHYEVNQEFEEDLVGADSDTELSEEELEFAQSRVGRGGWDPQADAENKATRYQRRQRTLMGLAIVVVLTVALGIIFGGWLWWAAAIAGGLTIAYLVALRTQVRQEQQLRARRISQLRRARLGVRSAQDEELAIPRYLRRPGAVIVEIDDSSPDWDHLPEMHEEVEDIPQRPAPRRIRRDDLAARRVG; encoded by the coding sequence GTGTCTCCAGGATTAGCGATTGTTCTTATCATCGTGCTGTGGCTTTTGATTTTGGCGCCGATTTTGTTGCGCGGTCAAAAACCAATGAGCCGTACTGGTGAGGCCTTTGACGACACCCGCGTGCTTTTTGAAGGGGACTCGGGCGCCCTTGAACCGCAACGCGGCCCAAAGCTGTCTGCTAAAGCTGCGCGCATCAAGGCTCGGAAAGACGCCGAAGCCGAGGCGGAAGCTAACACCGATGCTGCACAGGACGGAGCTGCCGAGCAAGCCGACGATGCGGCCGAATCGAACGAGGAGAAGCAGACCATTGCGGCTGCTGCCGCGCGCATCAAGAGCGAATATGACAATGCCAAAGCTCAGTCGGAAGCCGATAACAGCGCGGAGCCTGCAGAGGCTGCTGAGACCATCGAAGGCGAAATCGTCTACGAAGTAGAAGCCGCTGATTCGAAGAAAGCCACCGACTCTGCAGCATCCAGCGATGCTGACAGCGCTGCCGACGCCGCTGACGATATTGTTGACGTAGATGTAGTGGACGCCGAGGTTGAACAACCACAGCAGAAAGCACCTGCGCAATCAGCAATGCGCCCAGTCACCGTAGAGCTCAGCGATGAAGACCTGGATGCCCTCGAAGGTGGCCTCGATGAGGATGATGACATCTTGTTAGAAGATGAACCTCGTAAGGAATCGCCAAAGGCTTCGTTTGATGCTGAAGTATCTGCTTCCGAAAGCACTGTTTTCACCGCTCCTGCAGCGTATGAACTAGCTGATGATGCATATGAGATGGACGAAACCTACGTCTCTGCTGTTGACATGATGTACCCAGGCGCTGTCGATCCCGACACCGAGGCTAACGCTGATGCTGTAGCTGATGAGGAACTGACGAGCGCTGCTGAGCACAACACCGACGAAGACCTCGAAGATGGCGTGGGCGCTGATACGAACGAAGTAGCAGTCGCAGACGAGGATGTCACCCATTACGAAGTCAACCAGGAATTCGAAGAAGACCTCGTTGGCGCGGACTCCGATACAGAACTGTCTGAAGAGGAATTAGAATTCGCACAGTCACGCGTTGGCCGTGGAGGCTGGGATCCACAAGCAGATGCGGAGAATAAAGCAACGCGTTATCAGCGTCGCCAGCGCACCCTGATGGGGCTTGCCATTGTGGTCGTGCTGACCGTAGCCCTGGGAATTATCTTCGGCGGATGGCTGTGGTGGGCCGCCGCGATTGCTGGTGGTCTCACCATTGCTTACCTGGTTGCTTTACGTACTCAGGTCCGTCAGGAACAGCAACTGCGCGCCCGTCGTATTTCGCAGCTACGTCGTGCTCGTTTGGGTGTGCGCTCGGCACAAGATGAAGAACTTGCAATCCCGCGCTACCTCCGCCGCCCAGGCGCTGTCATCGTGGAAATTGATGAC
- the rpmF gene encoding 50S ribosomal protein L32, which produces MATPKFKKSRSNTHHRRSQWKADNVALQEVTIDGQTVRIPRRLVKAAQLGLVDVEQF; this is translated from the coding sequence ATGGCAACTCCTAAGTTTAAGAAGTCCCGTTCCAATACCCACCACCGTCGCTCCCAGTGGAAGGCTGACAATGTCGCCCTGCAGGAAGTAACCATCGATGGTCAGACTGTTCGTATCCCACGTCGTTTGGTCAAGGCTGCACAGCTCGGCCTCGTTGACGTAGAGCAGTTCTAA
- the glp gene encoding gephyrin-like molybdotransferase Glp yields MRSVEQQLALVMDAAVKPEPVRTAIAHALGLMCAEEVQANQPLPGFPQSVIDGYAVRAVDVGGEKAIGAQPEQEGVEVERSLPVVGEVPAGSRQPLRLQPRQAVRVYTGAPLPTLADAVLPLEWTDRGRKRVTAHRPVRSGDFVRRVGDDIQPGDVAVTSGTVLGPAQIGLLAAVGRSKVLVYPRPRVTVLSFGRELVDVDREPGLGQVFDVNSYSLAAAAKEAGADVQRVGIAQGEPRRIKETLETHLSRSEVLVISGAVGGAGAEVIRGVLEQLGDVDTSRVAMHPGSVQGFGLLGENRTPTFLLPSNPVAALVVFETFVRPLIRLSLGKRVANRRVVRARALNHIESRPGRRGFIRARLMRDAETSDYLVEGLSGATGAPAHLLAGLAEANAMVRIPEDVTSIRPGDVVDVIFLSQRS; encoded by the coding sequence ATGCGATCAGTGGAGCAACAGCTGGCATTGGTAATGGATGCGGCTGTGAAGCCGGAACCGGTCCGTACGGCGATTGCTCATGCCTTGGGGCTGATGTGCGCTGAGGAAGTGCAAGCCAATCAGCCCCTGCCAGGCTTTCCTCAGTCAGTCATCGATGGCTATGCCGTGCGTGCGGTTGACGTCGGTGGCGAAAAGGCGATTGGTGCTCAACCCGAACAAGAGGGCGTGGAAGTTGAACGCTCTCTTCCCGTTGTAGGCGAAGTGCCAGCAGGCTCACGCCAGCCGCTGCGTCTGCAGCCGCGTCAAGCCGTGCGCGTTTACACGGGTGCGCCGTTGCCAACTTTGGCTGATGCAGTGTTGCCCCTGGAATGGACAGATCGCGGACGCAAGCGGGTTACCGCGCATCGCCCGGTGCGCTCCGGGGATTTTGTGCGCCGTGTTGGTGACGATATCCAACCCGGTGATGTTGCCGTTACTTCTGGCACCGTTTTGGGCCCTGCCCAGATTGGCTTGTTGGCGGCTGTCGGACGTTCCAAAGTCTTGGTCTATCCGCGTCCACGCGTAACAGTTTTGTCTTTTGGCCGCGAGCTTGTTGATGTCGACCGCGAGCCTGGTCTGGGCCAAGTCTTTGATGTGAACTCTTATTCTTTGGCGGCTGCTGCCAAAGAAGCCGGCGCGGATGTACAGCGCGTGGGCATTGCCCAAGGCGAACCGCGCCGGATTAAAGAGACTTTAGAAACGCATCTTTCGCGTTCAGAGGTACTAGTTATCTCCGGTGCCGTGGGTGGCGCGGGAGCCGAGGTCATCCGCGGGGTGCTAGAGCAGCTTGGTGATGTCGATACCTCCCGTGTTGCTATGCACCCTGGCTCAGTGCAGGGCTTTGGTCTGCTGGGTGAAAACCGCACCCCAACTTTTTTACTGCCGTCTAATCCAGTCGCAGCACTCGTGGTATTTGAAACCTTCGTGCGCCCATTGATTCGCTTGAGCTTGGGCAAGCGCGTGGCTAATCGCCGCGTGGTACGTGCTCGCGCGCTCAACCACATTGAATCGCGCCCGGGCCGTCGCGGGTTTATTCGTGCGCGCTTGATGCGTGATGCTGAAACTTCTGATTACTTGGTGGAAGGACTATCAGGTGCAACCGGTGCACCAGCGCACCTTTTGGCAGGTCTGGCTGAAGCTAATGCCATGGTGCGGATTCCAGAAGATGTCACCTCGATTCGTCCCGGTGATGTTGTAGACGTCATCTTCTTGTCCCAGAGAAGCTAA
- a CDS encoding SAF domain-containing protein, producing the protein MATATKTPRSSPRGGSLREGISRKRNPRKSQTSTLQILKTPGYQRSQFIRRALGLVLVLAAALVALSGLRENPEVVVFARDVDAGRALTAEDVATVRVPEEIIPAAGALHTPEEVIGRVLAAPAVGGEIITELRLVGDDLTSFLVPDGHLVPLKLAEPDLVSLLHHGDTVNVVTSQETAEEPGFAQPLIIAEGARVIATSADISAGGNGGQGSTSGSPATVLIVLPAEQAQVVASASISQPLTVVITGDRARLPGTPQG; encoded by the coding sequence ATGGCCACTGCAACAAAGACACCTCGAAGCTCACCTCGTGGCGGAAGTCTTCGTGAGGGGATTTCCCGGAAACGAAATCCCCGAAAGTCACAGACTTCGACGCTGCAAATTTTAAAGACTCCTGGCTATCAACGTTCGCAATTTATTCGTCGCGCGCTTGGGCTCGTGTTGGTCTTAGCCGCCGCACTCGTAGCACTTAGTGGACTGCGTGAGAATCCGGAAGTTGTCGTCTTTGCGCGTGATGTCGATGCCGGCCGAGCATTAACCGCTGAGGATGTGGCCACCGTGCGTGTTCCGGAGGAAATTATCCCCGCCGCCGGCGCATTGCATACACCTGAAGAGGTCATTGGGCGTGTGTTGGCCGCACCTGCAGTGGGTGGCGAAATCATCACTGAGCTGCGCCTTGTTGGCGATGACCTAACCTCATTTCTGGTGCCCGACGGACACTTGGTGCCCTTGAAACTTGCAGAACCCGACTTGGTCTCACTGTTACATCACGGCGATACCGTCAACGTGGTCACCTCCCAAGAAACTGCGGAAGAGCCAGGCTTTGCCCAACCTTTAATCATCGCCGAGGGTGCGCGCGTTATCGCGACTTCCGCTGATATTTCCGCCGGCGGCAACGGCGGGCAAGGCTCTACCTCAGGATCGCCCGCGACCGTGTTGATTGTGCTTCCCGCTGAGCAGGCACAGGTGGTTGCGAGCGCTTCTATTTCCCAGCCTTTGACGGTGGTAATCACAGGAGATCGGGCTCGACTGCCGGGAACTCCCCAGGGTTAA
- a CDS encoding 5-formyltetrahydrofolate cyclo-ligase codes for MVALTKQDIRRAHTRTRKELDPLHKAQKDAAITRAVVKRAQGLKVSAYFPLASEPGGAGFIDKLYDATAELWLPLSGKEGVLSWSLYQGPESLKPGALGIAEPTGKTYDSSVLASLDVLFIPALAIDNNGMRLGKGAGYYDRALASLNPRPQTIAIVYTEEVLDAVPHDDHDQAVDLVITD; via the coding sequence ATGGTTGCTTTGACAAAACAAGACATCCGCCGTGCACACACCCGGACCCGCAAAGAACTTGATCCTTTGCATAAGGCACAAAAAGACGCGGCAATTACCCGCGCGGTAGTAAAGCGCGCTCAAGGCCTAAAGGTTTCAGCTTACTTCCCGTTGGCATCAGAGCCTGGCGGTGCAGGGTTCATCGACAAGCTTTACGATGCAACCGCCGAGCTCTGGCTTCCGCTTTCCGGTAAGGAGGGCGTTTTAAGTTGGTCTTTGTACCAGGGCCCGGAATCCCTAAAACCAGGTGCTTTAGGAATTGCTGAGCCCACTGGCAAAACTTACGACAGTTCTGTTCTAGCGTCGCTCGATGTGCTTTTCATCCCTGCTCTCGCCATTGATAACAATGGTATGCGCCTGGGCAAAGGTGCTGGCTATTACGACCGCGCGCTAGCAAGTCTTAACCCGCGGCCGCAGACCATCGCCATTGTCTACACAGAAGAAGTCCTTGATGCTGTCCCCCACGACGATCATGACCAGGCCGTAGATCTGGTTATTACGGACTGA
- the rpsN gene encoding 30S ribosomal protein S14 codes for MAKKSKIAKNEQRKEIVARYAERRAELKAIIKNPNTSDEDRMDAQFELNRQPRDASAARVRNRDAHDGRPRGYLRKFGLSRVRMRGMAHRGELPGVRKSSW; via the coding sequence ATGGCTAAGAAGTCTAAGATCGCCAAGAACGAGCAGCGCAAGGAAATCGTCGCCCGCTACGCGGAGCGTCGCGCTGAGCTCAAGGCTATTATCAAGAACCCGAACACCTCTGACGAGGATCGCATGGACGCACAGTTCGAGCTGAACCGTCAGCCACGTGATGCTTCTGCAGCACGTGTACGTAACCGCGACGCCCATGATGGTCGTCCACGCGGCTACCTCCGTAAGTTCGGCCTGTCCCGTGTCCGCATGCGTGGCATGGCTCACCGTGGTGAGCTGCCAGGCGTTCGCAAGTCCAGCTGGTAA
- the mscL gene encoding large-conductance mechanosensitive channel protein MscL: MLKGFKDFIMRGNVIDLAVGVIIGAAFTAIVTAITDSLIQPIINSFGSADMAGLGFQITDNENTFIDFGVVITAVINFLIIAAVVYFIIVAPINKLNEVNNKRLGVDEDAPAPTSEELLAEIRDLMAADAGGSTGAHGIGRPTGDDTK, translated from the coding sequence ATGCTCAAGGGCTTTAAAGATTTCATCATGCGCGGCAACGTAATCGATTTGGCAGTTGGTGTCATCATCGGTGCCGCTTTCACCGCCATCGTCACCGCGATTACTGATTCTCTGATTCAACCAATCATCAACTCTTTCGGCTCCGCCGATATGGCTGGTCTTGGTTTCCAGATCACCGACAATGAAAACACCTTCATTGACTTCGGTGTTGTCATCACCGCCGTTATCAACTTCCTGATCATCGCGGCAGTGGTCTACTTCATCATCGTTGCACCAATCAATAAGCTCAACGAGGTGAACAACAAGCGCCTCGGCGTTGACGAAGACGCCCCAGCTCCAACCTCTGAAGAGCTCCTGGCTGAAATCCGCGACCTCATGGCTGCTGACGCTGGTGGCTCCACCGGTGCTCACGGTATCGGCCGTCCCACCGGAGACGACACCAAGTAG
- the rpmG gene encoding 50S ribosomal protein L33, producing MARNDIRPIIKLKSTAGTGYTYVTRKNKRNNPDRISLMKFDPVVRKHVEFREER from the coding sequence ATGGCACGTAATGACATCCGTCCAATCATCAAGCTCAAGTCCACTGCGGGTACTGGTTACACCTACGTCACCCGTAAGAACAAGCGCAACAACCCGGACCGCATTTCTTTGATGAAGTTCGATCCAGTTGTCCGCAAGCACGTCGAATTCCGCGAGGAGCGATAA
- a CDS encoding MogA/MoaB family molybdenum cofactor biosynthesis protein → MTTDSNPAPGLVHPNALLEMDEPDDAYLLASEQQNAPQPNRRALVVLATDHPDEAAEENTSLCTELLQEAGFTVDGAITVRMKKSKIRQAIETAVVGGVDLVLTVGGVGVGPRDKVPEATREVLDQIVPGIAQAVRSSGQACGAVDACTSRGIAGVSGSTVVINLAPSRAAVRDGMATITPLVHHLVDQLQEYSV, encoded by the coding sequence ATGACAACTGACTCGAACCCGGCTCCCGGGTTAGTTCACCCGAACGCTCTTTTGGAAATGGATGAACCAGATGACGCGTACTTGCTGGCGTCAGAACAGCAGAATGCTCCGCAGCCAAACCGTCGCGCGCTGGTAGTTCTTGCAACAGATCATCCAGATGAAGCAGCTGAAGAAAATACCTCCTTGTGCACTGAACTGTTGCAAGAAGCTGGCTTTACCGTAGACGGTGCTATCACCGTGCGGATGAAGAAGTCGAAGATCCGTCAGGCCATTGAAACCGCAGTGGTTGGCGGTGTTGACCTCGTACTGACCGTCGGCGGGGTCGGGGTTGGCCCACGCGATAAGGTGCCTGAGGCAACGCGTGAGGTATTAGACCAAATTGTACCGGGCATTGCCCAAGCGGTCCGCTCCTCAGGTCAGGCGTGTGGTGCCGTTGATGCATGTACGTCACGCGGTATCGCTGGTGTATCCGGCTCCACCGTGGTGATTAACTTAGCGCCATCCCGCGCAGCTGTACGTGATGGTATGGCTACGATCACCCCGCTGGTACACCATTTAGTAGACCAGCTGCAGGAGTACTCAGTCTAG